The genome window AAATCCATGCAAAACGTATTATCGAAATCAAAAAACGCATGAATGAAATTATGTCTGAGAAGACTGGTCAACCATTAGAAGTTATTGAACGAGATACAGAACGTGATAACTTTATGACAGCTCAACGATCTGTTGAATATGGTTTAATCGATAAAATTTTAGAACGTAAAGAAGATGCTAAATAATTTTTGAAAAAATCCCTTTCATTTCCTAATGGAAGGGATTTTTTTAGTAATTTTTCAAACTATCTAATTCGATACTAACGAAGTCAAATGGTTTAAAGCTACTTCCTCATCTGCACCGTCAGCAATCAGCATTACTTTTTCTCCTCTGCCAATTGCTAAACTCATTAATCCCATAATACTTTTTGCGTTCACTTTTTTCCCTTCCTTTTCCAGAAACAGATGTGCAGAATAACGATTTGCCTCCTGAACAAACTGTGCAGCTGGTCTCGCTTGTAACCCCTCAACTAGTTCTACTGTAACTAATCTTTCTATCAACTTCCTCATCCTCCCCTAATTTAGCAGAAAGCATAAAACTTTCTTACTGCATAAGTGCACTAAGGCTGTCACCGAAAGATTTGGTGACGCCATTTTTAAAGAAAACGCTGTCATTATTACTTAATAACAAACTAACAATGCTTTTAACAATGTTAGTCGTTGAGACATATAAA of Oceanobacillus zhaokaii contains these proteins:
- a CDS encoding HPr family phosphocarrier protein; the encoded protein is MIERLVTVELVEGLQARPAAQFVQEANRYSAHLFLEKEGKKVNAKSIMGLMSLAIGRGEKVMLIADGADEEVALNHLTSLVSN